A segment of the Zingiber officinale cultivar Zhangliang chromosome 8B, Zo_v1.1, whole genome shotgun sequence genome:
TTTATTGATCACGATCACGATTGCCTCCACGGGATCCTCAATTGGCTAGAAGATGACAAATATGTTATAATGAAGTAAGGGATTAATTCTCGACGAGCGCATGTACTcggaaaaaaaaaaacctctcaCCTCTTAGTTATTTGACGGTCAGCTATGAGATGATCCCGTAATTTACTCCTCTTCATATAATCTGGAAATGGAAAGGGTGTTTCGGATAAGCGTAATCACCTTTATTGATCACGATTCGTGTTGTTGCCTCTCTTTCTGAATAGATAGGAAAATCCTCACTGCTGACTCGGTAGCAGACATAGCGTTGTGTGGCACAACCTTAATAACGTGTGTTTGGCTATCCCTACTCGCTGTTGGAGCTGCAGCAATGGGAGGGACTTGGCTGCCACCTTCAGGATGCGTCTTCTCAGAGGGATTGCTTACTGTACTTCCTTGCAGTTCGCTGTTCTTCAGTACCTGAAATTTCCCAAGATTGCCAGGAATTGCTTCCTTCCTTGAATGATGGAACATGTTCTTCCCATTTGCATGCGAACCAGACAGATTGCTAACCTGTTCGACTGCAGAACTTGAGATGATTGGTTTTGAAGGTCGCAGGCCATAAGTAGTAGGGAAATAGTGAGGAACCATTGCAGATGGTCCAGGCAAAATCATGTTTGGCGCTTGATGAGATACTGGAATGCCATAAGCAGAGTTCATAAAGTCCCCAGCCAGAGGATAGACTCCAAGGGGAGTGCAGCCTCCGGAAAGATGGGGCACGAAGCCACCAGCTGGTGGACAATGTCCGGAATAGGGTTTGTACACAAGGCCTTCAGAGGGTGACATAACTGGAACTAACCATTGATTTGCTAGGGGAGGAAAACACCAAGGACTTGGCTTTTCATTAGGAAAAAATGGCACAGCTGAAGGCACAACAGCATGTGGCCCAATTTGTGGCACTTGATCTTGTGGGCCCCTTTTCGACCCTTCCACACAAACAGGGAGAACCGGAGCAATACCAACCTCTATTGGCTGCTCCACGTTATGATTTATTTTACGAAGATCATCTTGTCTCTTAAATTCCACTGGCTGTGAATTTTTGTTGCATTGAGGTTCTTTGGCATCGTGCAAAGATTTTACTGAGGGTTTGCTTAGATAATTGTTTCCTTCAAGAAGCAATTGAGGCGATGCAGCTATCAACTTCTGAACCTGTTTTAGGTAGAATATTACCAGACTGTCCTTTTAATAAACTAAGGATATATGACGGTCGATAAACACTACAAGCTTTTAAAACTAACCTTTATTAATCTGTGAAGCTCAAACACTTGTATTCCAAACAATCTTTGCTGACTGGAAAGATAAATTCATAATTGAAGCAAAGCATATAAAGATTAATTCACCAAAATGATATAGCAAAAGTAAAAAAGTGTTCTGGACCCAGAACAAAAGGTCCAACAATTAATAACCCAATCGATGTAAAGACTCTTTGAAGCTTCAAGTTGCCCCGTTAATCTACTTGTATTGGACAAGTTAAACCCATTTtataaaaagggcagcccggtgcaccaTCCCGGGAAAGGATCTAATGTACGTAGTCTTATCCtgtttttttgcaagaggctgtttccaggattcaaactcatgacctttagatcacaaagcaacaactttaccgttgcgccaaggctcgcCTTCGTTAAACCCATTTTATAGACACTTAAAATAATGCCACAACTTATGGTTCACAGGTTGACCCATAATATATTCAGGATTGATCATAAAAATTTGGTTGCTCATAAAAGAGTTAATTCTGACCCTAAAATTTGATCATGCCATCAAAACTGTATGAAGTTTTCTTATGGTCAAGAGTAACCAAAATACCAAAACTGTATGAAGTTTTCTTATGGTCAAGAGTAACTTAAATACCTAATTGGATCGTCTAGCAACATATAAGTTTTTTTGCTGATAATCTGGAAAGATAAACAATCCAAATTTACCAATTAGCAAAGTAAATCCCAAATAAAGGAATGCAGATGCTCAAGAGTAGATTGAGAATAAATAATACCATAAAATGTGCACTTTGAGGAAATAGTAACACTAAGTGGTATACATACTTGGCAATAGCTGTTCGAGCCTTCCAAAAGTTCTTTGTACCAATTACTGCAATAATATCATGTGGGGACATATCCAAGCTCGGTACTGTGTCTGCCATTGAGGGCTCATAAGCATCATCTTGCTTCTCTGCATCACCGTATACCAGTAACCCATTTTTCTTTGCATTGTCCTCATTAAAACAGTTCCTAGACAAACTGATAGTTCCAGGGATTTTTCTAGGTGACAATTTGGGAAATAGCTCACTTTTGGCCTCCAAAGATTTATCACTAATAGGAATAGCAATGCCATTCAAGGTATGAGAATTGCTTAGATCACCATTTTCTTGACATAATACCATTTTTCCATtcacaaaattttcaaaaccaaaactATTTGTGTCAGTTCTaacaaaagaattttttgaactGTTATGCAGATTGATGATTCTATTGAATGGAGACTTTTCTTTGGTTTCCTTTGTCTTTTCAATAGGTGAAATTTCTTTAAGATTTCCAATAAAAGTCTCATGACAACTTCTTGATCTAATTCCTGACATTTCTGTATCTTCCAAAAGCTTCTGGTCCAAATTTGTGCCTCGACTTGAAGAATTACCAGAAGTAAGACTCTTCTGTATCTTGTGTGAAATGGAGGTAGTTATCTTTGGAGTTGTCTTATGTGTATCCTTTTTCAAGTATGCAACACTTTCCAACTGATCAAAGGTATGAACGACAATATCATCTGCATCATCCAAAACCTTCTCACAAGAAAGTTTCATGCTGGAGTTTTCTTGTCTCTGTAATCTACATTCAGAAGCTAATCCTGTGCCAAACATATTCTCAGAACTTACATGCTTTATAGGTTTTCTCTCCAATTCCATACTTTTCCCAACCAGATTCATTCCATCAGACGTTCTAGCCTTCTCTGCAGAATGAACCGGCATTTGACAGGTCATATGAAAAGGAGAAAGCATCTTCCTCTGCTGACCAAATCCCCAAAAGATAAATGCTTGTCAACAATCAACAGTATAATTGAGATTTAAGAGTCATAATTGAGATTTAAGAGTCAAAAGTATACAACAATCACCTTTCGATATATTGTAAAAATACAAGGAACATGAGAACAAGTTCAAATATTACACCATAGGTTGGAAACTGTGGCCCCCCTGGTATGTATAATTTAAGGATATGACCATAAAGTATGATTTTGGCATTCTCCAACATAAGAAAGAAGATTGGAAAAGACATAAAGTAACCTCACTAAATTGAGAGAATGATTACTTTGCAGCTCAATATCAATATTGTTACTTGAAATTGATAGTTGACTTCAAAATTTGTTTAGGAAACACTGGGATGCAATGAACAAAGATTTCAAAATCTACATAATTTTGATCAGTCGCTCTTTTATATGTTGCATTTATCTTTGAAATCCAACAtggttgtttttcttttcttttggctgttattctttctttttttaaGGTTTTGGCTCCAATCCTTATTCTCtctgttttcctttttttttttttttatcacctCGTCTCTGCTCTTATTTCCAGTCTCCACTTAGAAGAGGTGAAATAGAAGGTACAACAAGATTTATAACTCAAAAATTTTGGTTAACCTAACACATGCATTAAAGTTAGACGACCTTGGGATGTCATGTTGAACACCTACCCCCCTTGATCTGGAACTCAAGATCTTATTGATATGCAGCAGAAGTGATCATTAATTTTGAGCATATCTCTGTGATTTTACCTACTGCATTCATTTTAGCTGCTAATGAAAACAATCTAATTAGTTTCCATCGTCACACAAAATACGTGATTTAATCAAGGAAAAACATACAGGAATAGATGCATCATAGCAGGAAGATAAGCAGCTCAACAAACAGAAAAAGGCAAGAAGGTGGTTAAAAACGAAAGATGTTCCAACCTGGCTAGAGGAAAGGGAAGGGACCAAATCGTTGGAATGGTCAGGAGGAAATGGCGGGGCAAAGGAGCTCGAGTTAAACCTTTGAGAAGGGACGCGGAGCTGCTCGTATAGCGCCATTTTGTTCCTCGGAGGCGCCCTCGGACCCCCTTTATCGGTGTCATTCACATGGAGCCTCGGGAAGAGAGGCCCCATGATCTTATCGCCCTCCTCGCCTTTCATACCACGCGATTCCCAAAATCTCGTACACCCGAAAAACTTGTGGAGTTAACCCATCGCCGTCGGCGAAACCCTAGTTAACAAACTGAGAAGAAAACAATTATCGACAGTAGTTGGGAAAAACAAAAACCAACAGATGCAGATAAACAACCAATCTATCAACAAAAGCTGCTAATTTCGCCAAGAAAATTCACGATTTTGGACAGCATGCGGCAGTGGGGAAGGGAAAGAGTACCTGGAGCACCGAATCCAGCAGCAAAATTCCACCTCGGCAGCGGATGGGACAAGCTGGAGCAGGACCTCCAGGCGAACAGCGCGATCCAACAATTGGCGGAGAGGCAGTGAGCCGTGACGCGGATCGAACAAAGGGGGAAGGCACAAAGGGAAAGCAAGATTCGGGAAAGGGGAAGCAATAACGGCATGCTTTTGAATCTTCAATCCCCATCATCTCGTCTCATGCGATTTTATTGCTGTTTTCCAGTGGTGATTATCTGGTTCTCCGAGAAATCTCCTTGAGATCCGATTGACATCTACTGCCAGATTGCCTCCCTCCATTGGTCAACTCTTCAGATCTGTTcaaaaaaatatctatttttgAAGTACTATTGCTAGGTGAAACAGATTTTTCCAAAGATAAAACATACAACAAATTCCTTTTTACTTCGATTTGAATTGTGTTCAAAAATTGAttctaaaagaagaaaaaaaatgagttgATATATAAATATGGTataattattaaatttcttttcaatCTATAATTGTCTTTTTTagttcaaaaaataaatttaagataatatactaaaacaaagagaaaagagagaaaggtaGAATCTATATTCTATAATAATCTTttttattatattcattttttaatataataattaaacTGTGGCAATTTAGAAAAATCATAATATTAAATGGGCtcctttgtttttattttctatttttcctctATTAATCCACGACATACATAATATTTAATCAATAATTATTTACATAATTAATATGTTAATTTGAGTATGATATGTAGATACAAGAAAAAATCATAATtacaatattaaatatattatgtATCAAGGGATGAAATTGATATAGCCAACATAAATAACAacataattaatataaatatatgAGTGATACTGATGCGTTacctaatatttaaattttattatttgaatAGCATGAGTAAATATGCAATGCATGGATTACATCTATTAGATTGTCAATATAagaataaaaatatagaaaattgaGATTCTATCATAGCCATTCTTCTAGTCAGCAAGCACCTTTTGATGGCATAATTATCAGTAATATACTCAGGACAAGTCAATTTATAAACGACACATGTCACATGTCCATGAAGACAATGTGAAGAAAATGCCCTTAATTTGTATGGTAGTGAAGTAGTTTTGTATTTGAATCATTGTTTAGTCCATCTTAAGGGAAAGAAGACCAAAGGTTGCTAGAAAATGATATAATAGTTTGATAGAGTAACAAGATGAAACCAATCTTGCTAACCATGTGGAGAATGAAGTGACTTTTTCCTAACCAAAAGGGATGAATTCAACCACCAATGGAAAAACTTGAGGGCATAATCTAGAATCGAGATTTGTGTTAAAAGTAGCTTACTCATTGTTAAAAATATTAGATTAATATGGATGTTGGTCTAATGGATAAGTTTCACATTAGGAGTTAAAACAGTCAGAATTTTAACTCCTAATGTCATAAAGTTTATAAGGCTGAAGGCTAACAATGAGTTGTGGACTACCGGTGAACTGGGATGGAAGTTGATTGGGAGTGATTCCTGAAACACTTTAGCAAAAATCTTACTCCCAGTCAACTTTAATGTCAATTTACTGTCCGGAGCTTTTCAGTGGACTGCAAATACCAGCaaaaagagggaggaaaatagtTACTAAGCGGGCCAGGGGATCTTTGGCGCAGTTTCTATGACAATCAAGTTAGAAAAATGGAGGGAGCCAAGTAGTGGCATAATGGGAAAAAGTATGAGACTATGCGTATACCTATAACAGTGGAGAAGGATCACTTTTATAATACCTCTCACAATCTCCGTATTTAATGAGATATCATCTTACTGTCAGATAACCTGTCCCCACATCATGAGTATGGGGAGGGCGTATTGCATATCTATACACAAATACGATCTTCTAACTCTCTGACAAACACACGTGTTATATTAATGGCGAAATGAGCTCATGGGCAGGGAGGCCTATTGGATTGCTAGTTTAGAAGATGGGCTCAGTATAAGGATTCCATGTTCTCATAAGGTTTAAATGGGTTGTGGTAATATCCCAAGAGGGAGTAGAGCTTTATAGGTAACTAGTAAACTACCGCACTAGTCCCCTGAGAATCTACCTGATAAGCCTTAGTCGATTGGGAGAGAACGAGAAGTAGACTTCGTAAGTGTCTGACAAAGCTAAGGAGTGCCCCCCCAATGAATATCTGATAGAGCTAGGTAGTAGGGCCCCTTGAGAGTCTGTCTGATCGACATTAGATAATTAGGAGAAGATGAGGAGCAGAGTCATGTGGGTATATATCCACAGAGCCGAAGAGGGGGGCCTCTTGAGAGTCTTTCCGATCGACGTTAGCCAATGGGAGAAAACAGGAAGTAGAGCTCCGTAAATGCCCAACAACGCCAAGGAGTAGGGCCCCTTAAGCATCAGTCCATTCAGCATTAGCCAATCTGAAAAGAATGGGGGCAGAACCTCGTGAATATTTGGCATAGTCGGATAGTGGGGCTCCTTGAGAGTCTTTCTGATCGACATTAGTCAATCGGGAGAAAATGGAGAACAGAGCCCCGTAGGTGTCTAACAGAGTTGGGGAGTGGGACCCTTTGAGAGCCTGTCTAATCGGTTGAGCCCCGTGGGTGTCCGGCAGAGCCGGAGAGTGGGATCCCTTAAGAGCATATCCGATCAACATTAACTGATTGGGAGAAGATGGAGAGCATAGCCTTGTGGGTGTCTTATAGAGCTGGGAAGTGGAGCCCCTTGGAACATGTTTGATCGGCGTTAGCCGATCAGAGAAGATAGGGAGCAAAGACCTGTGGGTGTCCGATAGAGCCGAGAGTGGGGCCCCTTGAGAGCATGTTAAGCCAATCGGGAGAGAACGGAGAATAGAATCCTGTGGGTATCCGACAGAATCGGAGAGTGGGCCCCTTGAGAGCCTGCTCTATTGGCGTTAGCCTATCGAAAGAAGATGGGGAGCAAGGGCCCATAGGTGTCTTGCAGAGCCAGGGAGCTGGCCCCTGAAGGTATGTCCAATCGGCATTAGTCGATCAGGAGATGATGGTCTCGCTAGGTCAGTTACTCAACTTTTGACCTGCTTTGGACTTTAACTATCTTCCACACCGGCTAGTTGACATGTGGATCCCACTAGGGACCCTTTTTTATTCACCCCTTCCCTATTCACCAGATCAGCTACTAAGAGAGTTCTCTGAACATCTTTATTTTCCTTAATCATATTTTGGATTTGTACTTAAATCTATTGAATCATAAACATAAGATGACTTAATGAATCACATGTTTGGAATAATTGTTCTTGTTTAGAGCTTTCTATAGAAATTCCATGTGCAATATGAAGAGCAAGAATTCTAAATATTCTAGACCTAGTAATTAAACGGCAAAAAATAATAACAGGTTTATCCATGTTTAATTGAGatgtaatagaaaaaaaaacaccAACAATGGTAATTATAGATGATGCAATCCATGAATAAAACAATCAAAAGCCCTGATTACCATCCCAAGTTGCATTAATCAGCAAAATAGCAGACAAGTGCAAAGATTAAGACACAAATATGAGGGAAGAGGTAAAATTGAACCAAAAGATTGAAACATGGTGAAGAATCGGCATACGCAAGGTAAAGCGAGCACTAGCTAATCACCCGTCATACATGATCAAGAAATACCTATCCTTGAGCCA
Coding sequences within it:
- the LOC122014906 gene encoding ELF3-like protein 2 isoform X1 translates to MKGEEGDKIMGPLFPRLHVNDTDKGGPRAPPRNKMALYEQLRVPSQRFNSSSFAPPFPPDHSNDLVPSLSSSQQRKMLSPFHMTCQMPVHSAEKARTSDGMNLVGKSMELERKPIKHVSSENMFGTGLASECRLQRQENSSMKLSCEKVLDDADDIVVHTFDQLESVAYLKKDTHKTTPKITTSISHKIQKSLTSGNSSSRGTNLDQKLLEDTEMSGIRSRSCHETFIGNLKEISPIEKTKETKEKSPFNRIINLHNSSKNSFVRTDTNSFGFENFVNGKMVLCQENGDLSNSHTLNGIAIPISDKSLEAKSELFPKLSPRKIPGTISLSRNCFNEDNAKKNGLLVYGDAEKQDDAYEPSMADTVPSLDMSPHDIIAVIGTKNFWKARTAIANQQRLFGIQVFELHRLIKVQKLIAASPQLLLEGNNYLSKPSVKSLHDAKEPQCNKNSQPVEFKRQDDLRKINHNVEQPIEVGIAPVLPVCVEGSKRGPQDQVPQIGPHAVVPSAVPFFPNEKPSPWCFPPLANQWLVPVMSPSEGLVYKPYSGHCPPAGGFVPHLSGGCTPLGVYPLAGDFMNSAYGIPVSHQAPNMILPGPSAMVPHYFPTTYGLRPSKPIISSSAVEQVSNLSGSHANGKNMFHHSRKEAIPGNLGKFQVLKNSELQGSTVSNPSEKTHPEGGSQVPPIAAAPTASRDSQTHVIKVVPHNAMSATESAVRIFLSIQKERQQHES
- the LOC122014906 gene encoding ELF3-like protein 2 isoform X2, which encodes MKGEEGDKIMGPLFPRLHVNDTDKGGPRAPPRNKMALYEQLRVPSQRFNSSSFAPPFPPDHSNDLVPSLSSSQRKMLSPFHMTCQMPVHSAEKARTSDGMNLVGKSMELERKPIKHVSSENMFGTGLASECRLQRQENSSMKLSCEKVLDDADDIVVHTFDQLESVAYLKKDTHKTTPKITTSISHKIQKSLTSGNSSSRGTNLDQKLLEDTEMSGIRSRSCHETFIGNLKEISPIEKTKETKEKSPFNRIINLHNSSKNSFVRTDTNSFGFENFVNGKMVLCQENGDLSNSHTLNGIAIPISDKSLEAKSELFPKLSPRKIPGTISLSRNCFNEDNAKKNGLLVYGDAEKQDDAYEPSMADTVPSLDMSPHDIIAVIGTKNFWKARTAIANQQRLFGIQVFELHRLIKVQKLIAASPQLLLEGNNYLSKPSVKSLHDAKEPQCNKNSQPVEFKRQDDLRKINHNVEQPIEVGIAPVLPVCVEGSKRGPQDQVPQIGPHAVVPSAVPFFPNEKPSPWCFPPLANQWLVPVMSPSEGLVYKPYSGHCPPAGGFVPHLSGGCTPLGVYPLAGDFMNSAYGIPVSHQAPNMILPGPSAMVPHYFPTTYGLRPSKPIISSSAVEQVSNLSGSHANGKNMFHHSRKEAIPGNLGKFQVLKNSELQGSTVSNPSEKTHPEGGSQVPPIAAAPTASRDSQTHVIKVVPHNAMSATESAVRIFLSIQKERQQHES
- the LOC122014906 gene encoding ELF3-like protein 2 isoform X3, which gives rise to MKGEEGDKIMGPLFPRLHVNDTDKGGPRAPPRNKMALYEQLRVPSQRFNSSSFAPPFPPDHSNDLVPSLSSSQQRKMLSPFHMTCQMPVHSAEKARTSDGMNLVGKSMELERKPIKHVSSENMFGTGLASECRLQRQENSSMKLSCEKVLDDADDIVVHTFDQLESVAYLKKDTHKTTPKITTSISHKIQKSLTSGNSSSRGTNLDQKLLEDTEMSGIRSRSCHETFIGNLKEISPIEKTKETKEKSPFNRIINLHNSSKNSFVRTDTNSFGFENFVNGKMVLCQENGDLSNSHTLNGIAIPISDKSLEAKSELFPKLSPRKIPGTISLSRNCFNEDNAKKNGLLVYGDAEKQDDAYEPSMADTVPSLDMSPHDIIAVIGTKNFWKARTAIANQQRLFGIQVFELHRLIKVQKLIAASPQLLLEGNNYLSKPSVKSLHDAKEPQCNKNSQPVEFKRQDDLRKINHNVEQPIEVGIAPVLPVCVEGSKRGPQDQVPQIGPHAVVPSAVPFFPNEKPSPWCFPPLANQWLVPVMSPSEGLVYKPYSGHCPPAGGFVPHLSGGCTPLGVYPLAGDFMNSAYGIPVSHQAPNMILPGPSAMVPHYFPTTYGLRPSKPIISSSAVEQVLKNSELQGSTVSNPSEKTHPEGGSQVPPIAAAPTASRDSQTHVIKVVPHNAMSATESAVRIFLSIQKERQQHES